The following proteins are co-located in the bacterium genome:
- a CDS encoding CHASE2 domain-containing protein, with translation MNDKNKIIESFKYTFIIITTLLMIIFLWSKSEQTLFNIETKLYDFRVGLTTDYSIFKHSYKKADKSIILVGIDDYAVTKLSTYKGIGTGRQPWARSTIADIISFINKGKPKAIILDLMFMGQEGDYPQNIKSDEQLARVLKKSKNTSIGMVLKAQCPYSADICEKAFLSKSQEKLLPIKNTLALKVTDSLSKANDLRNKITFFSFDPLFQPFIENTNHVGIVNLRTCADGITRYHIPVYRLMTKNGTIYLPSLAFSALLTVIPDEEKTKFKLTKDKIIIGHRSIPLNNEGKFLINWHGRFGSTYKNISIAKVVLSNAFNNKKISSIDKEDKISPDIFKDKIIVIGQTASGTDLHQTPMEVNHPGVEIVATCIDNILNDSYLPDSHRRGFTLNAPIWLNFIILAVFCLAIGVFNIKTKSNYLSIFWFFLLIITFIFFNFASFVYFKYWINIVYPLIFMFITAIATYVYKNQLIKNEIQEIEGLFGKFVSPQILNKLLKDPSLISKEGSRKHLTVLFSDVRGFTTLSETLPAHQLVAQLNELYNEVYEIILSHDGTLDKFIGDGVMAFYGDPLPIKNHALQAILSAKEIFKALEKLNKKWEQEGRQTLKLGIGISTGDMIAGHIGAKRMLSYTVMGDSVNLASRLEGLNKEYNTSIIISQSTYEEVKDQIDSVYLDEVLVKGKNKVVKIYSVL, from the coding sequence GTGAATGATAAAAATAAAATAATAGAATCTTTTAAGTATACCTTTATAATTATTACTACATTATTAATGATAATATTCCTATGGTCAAAATCAGAACAAACTCTGTTTAATATTGAAACAAAACTATACGACTTTAGAGTAGGGCTTACAACCGATTACAGTATTTTTAAACACAGCTATAAAAAAGCAGACAAAAGCATTATTTTAGTTGGTATTGATGATTATGCCGTCACAAAACTTTCAACGTACAAAGGAATTGGAACGGGTCGTCAGCCATGGGCAAGAAGCACGATAGCTGATATTATTTCTTTTATAAATAAAGGGAAACCTAAAGCAATTATTCTAGACCTTATGTTTATGGGGCAAGAGGGAGATTACCCTCAAAATATAAAATCAGATGAACAGCTGGCAAGAGTTCTAAAAAAATCCAAAAATACTTCTATAGGAATGGTACTAAAAGCTCAATGCCCATATTCAGCTGATATCTGTGAAAAAGCCTTTTTAAGCAAATCTCAAGAAAAATTGTTGCCTATTAAAAATACTCTGGCATTGAAAGTCACTGACAGCCTGTCAAAAGCAAATGATTTGCGAAATAAAATAACTTTTTTCTCTTTCGATCCTTTATTTCAACCATTTATAGAAAACACGAATCATGTTGGTATTGTTAATTTAAGAACTTGCGCAGATGGAATTACACGTTATCACATTCCCGTATACAGACTAATGACGAAAAACGGTACCATATATTTACCGTCACTGGCTTTTTCTGCGCTTTTAACAGTTATTCCCGACGAAGAAAAAACAAAATTCAAACTTACAAAAGATAAAATCATTATAGGACACAGATCTATCCCCTTAAACAATGAAGGCAAATTTTTAATTAACTGGCATGGGCGTTTTGGAAGTACTTATAAAAATATATCAATAGCTAAAGTGGTGCTTTCAAATGCATTCAACAATAAAAAAATCAGCTCCATAGACAAAGAAGATAAAATTTCTCCTGATATATTCAAAGATAAAATCATTGTCATCGGTCAAACGGCTTCCGGCACAGACTTGCACCAGACTCCAATGGAAGTAAATCATCCAGGAGTAGAAATAGTAGCTACCTGCATAGATAACATCTTAAACGATTCTTACTTACCTGATTCACACCGGAGAGGATTCACCTTAAATGCTCCTATCTGGCTTAATTTCATAATATTAGCAGTATTTTGTCTTGCTATCGGCGTTTTTAACATAAAAACAAAATCAAATTATTTAAGTATATTCTGGTTCTTTTTACTGATTATTACGTTTATATTCTTTAATTTTGCTTCGTTCGTTTATTTTAAATATTGGATAAATATTGTTTATCCGCTAATTTTTATGTTTATTACCGCTATAGCGACGTATGTCTACAAAAATCAACTTATAAAAAATGAAATACAAGAAATAGAAGGCTTATTTGGTAAATTCGTATCTCCTCAAATTCTGAATAAGCTGCTAAAAGACCCCTCGTTAATTTCCAAAGAAGGCTCAAGAAAACATCTTACGGTTTTATTTTCTGATGTAAGAGGATTTACAACTTTATCCGAGACTTTACCAGCTCATCAGCTTGTAGCGCAATTAAACGAACTTTACAATGAAGTATATGAAATAATTCTAAGCCATGACGGCACACTGGATAAATTTATCGGAGACGGTGTAATGGCATTTTACGGAGATCCACTGCCCATAAAAAATCATGCGCTTCAGGCAATTTTGAGTGCAAAAGAAATATTTAAAGCTCTTGAAAAATTAAATAAAAAATGGGAACAAGAAGGCAGACAAACGTTAAAGTTGGGAATTGGTATCAGCACTGGGGATATGATTGCAGGTCATATAGGTGCAAAAAGAATGCTCAGTTATACGGTTATGGGAGACAGTGTAAATCTGGCATCAAGACTGGAAGGGCTAAATAAAGAATATAATACAAGTATAATTATTAGCCAATCTACATACGAAGAAGTTAAAGATCAAATCGATTCAGTATATCTGGATGAAGTGCTGGTTAAAGGAAAAAATAAAGTAGTAAAAATATATTCGGTCTTATAA
- a CDS encoding argininosuccinate synthase, translating into MSMKQKVVLAYSGGLDTTVIIPWLKENYDFDVIAVCVDVGQGKETDGLEARALNTGASKFYLENVAEEFIKDYAFPTMKAGAVYEGKYLLGTSIARPLIAKRLVEIALKEGASAICHGATGKGNDQIRFELTIKALAPHLSIIAPWRIWDIKSREDALAYLEERNIPAPMKKTDIYSRDRNLWHLSHEGMELEYPDQEPIYERLLQLSVTPEKAPDAPTYLELDFEKGIPIKLNGETLSPATLLAKLNEIGGKNGVGIIDILENRVVGMKSRGVYETPGGTILYAAISELERMCFDKQTLAFKNTSAVKFAELAYSGEWETPLRESLSAMFDKMHEVTTGKVKLKLYKGNIIPAGTTSPYSLYNESLASFTTGELYSHKDAEGFINLFGLPLKVRALMNESNKL; encoded by the coding sequence ATTTCAATGAAACAAAAAGTTGTTTTAGCGTATTCAGGCGGACTTGATACAACTGTAATAATCCCATGGCTCAAAGAAAACTATGATTTTGACGTAATTGCGGTTTGTGTTGATGTCGGACAAGGGAAAGAAACAGACGGACTTGAAGCAAGAGCATTAAATACCGGTGCGTCCAAATTTTATCTTGAAAATGTAGCTGAAGAATTTATAAAAGACTATGCTTTCCCTACAATGAAAGCGGGGGCTGTTTATGAAGGTAAATATCTTCTCGGCACTTCTATAGCAAGACCTTTGATTGCAAAAAGGCTCGTAGAAATTGCACTTAAAGAAGGCGCATCAGCAATTTGTCATGGAGCAACCGGAAAAGGTAATGATCAGATAAGGTTTGAGCTTACAATCAAAGCACTTGCGCCTCATCTTAGTATAATTGCCCCATGGAGAATATGGGACATTAAATCCAGAGAAGACGCTTTGGCTTATCTTGAAGAAAGAAATATTCCTGCTCCAATGAAAAAAACTGATATTTATTCACGCGACAGAAACTTATGGCATTTGAGCCATGAAGGAATGGAACTTGAATATCCTGATCAGGAACCGATATATGAAAGGCTTTTGCAGCTGTCTGTTACCCCTGAAAAAGCTCCTGATGCACCGACATATCTTGAACTTGATTTTGAAAAGGGTATACCGATAAAACTTAACGGAGAAACTTTAAGTCCTGCAACTTTGCTGGCTAAACTCAATGAAATAGGCGGTAAAAACGGTGTAGGTATTATAGATATTCTCGAAAACAGGGTTGTAGGAATGAAATCAAGAGGAGTTTATGAAACTCCAGGTGGAACAATCCTTTATGCGGCTATCAGTGAACTTGAAAGAATGTGTTTTGATAAGCAAACTCTGGCTTTTAAAAATACTTCTGCCGTTAAATTCGCTGAACTCGCTTATAGCGGAGAATGGGAAACTCCTTTGAGAGAATCACTTTCTGCGATGTTCGATAAAATGCACGAAGTTACAACAGGAAAAGTAAAATTAAAGCTTTATAAAGGTAATATTATTCCTGCAGGAACTACATCGCCATATTCTCTGTACAACGAAAGCCTTGCCAGCTTTACTACAGGAGAGCTATACAGCCACAAAGACGCTGAAGGCTTCATCAATCTTTTTGGCTTGCCTCTAAAAGTCAGAGCGTTGATGAATGAAAGTAATAAATTATAA
- a CDS encoding prepilin-type N-terminal cleavage/methylation domain-containing protein — MHRKGFSLFEALIALLLSAVVATMIMPFMTTKKINKNLENNSVVCVRKDNGDLTSNACINSVNFATYGRMNAIKALIYFADQGTATEKTAATAVINQVCDNGGEDACAYLADSCRESPTNCANLVYYLNLANDYNYTGTPPARNPSLGRMRMLDIVKSMYNIRNSNIVTIVNNNCCNSSVNTTACSIADVISCIKSWSWGLNTSGQLGDASVTQRTAAVLISGLHVFSSVSAGTSHTCGLDTSGNAWCWGVNTNGQLGDNSTTQRNVPVIVAGSHVFTSISSGVSHSCGLDVTGSAWCWGLNTNGQLGDASTTQRLVPVLVAGSHVFTSISAGGSHTCGVDTAGNAYCWGLNANGQLGDASTTQRTSPVVVNGSHFFTSIDSGGSHSCAIDTIKAAYCWGLNTNGQLGDGTTTQQTAPILVTGLHSFNSISSGSAHTCGVDDSGNAYCWGLNNNGQLGNGTTADSSYPLSISGVVFSSISSGTAHTCGINTSGRAYCWGLNTNGQLGISSTASPKTTPNAVTLIAGSYPVTSISAGGTHTCVTSLP, encoded by the coding sequence ATGCATAGAAAAGGATTTTCACTTTTTGAAGCGCTCATTGCACTTTTACTCAGCGCAGTCGTTGCTACAATGATAATGCCTTTTATGACAACCAAAAAAATTAACAAAAATTTAGAGAATAATTCGGTTGTATGTGTGAGAAAAGATAATGGAGATTTAACTTCAAATGCATGTATAAATTCTGTAAATTTCGCCACATACGGAAGAATGAACGCCATAAAAGCTTTAATTTACTTCGCGGATCAAGGGACTGCTACAGAAAAAACAGCCGCAACAGCAGTTATAAATCAGGTTTGCGATAACGGAGGAGAAGATGCTTGCGCTTATCTGGCTGACAGTTGCAGAGAAAGCCCGACAAACTGCGCTAATCTGGTTTATTATCTTAATCTTGCCAATGATTATAATTATACCGGAACACCGCCTGCCAGAAACCCCTCACTTGGCAGAATGAGAATGCTGGACATAGTAAAATCCATGTATAACATTAGAAACAGTAATATTGTAACTATAGTAAACAATAATTGCTGTAATTCCTCTGTTAATACAACAGCCTGTAGTATTGCAGACGTCATAAGCTGCATTAAAAGCTGGAGTTGGGGCTTGAATACCAGCGGACAGCTGGGAGATGCTTCTGTTACTCAGCGTACCGCCGCGGTACTTATAAGCGGTTTGCATGTTTTTTCTTCAGTATCCGCAGGAACTTCGCATACTTGCGGTTTAGATACATCAGGAAACGCTTGGTGCTGGGGTGTCAATACTAACGGGCAACTTGGCGACAATTCAACTACTCAACGTAATGTTCCTGTAATAGTAGCAGGTTCGCATGTATTTACTTCCATCTCCTCAGGAGTTTCTCATTCCTGCGGTCTAGATGTAACAGGAAGCGCGTGGTGTTGGGGACTAAATACTAACGGACAGCTTGGCGATGCTTCTACTACTCAACGTCTTGTTCCTGTACTTGTAGCAGGTTCACATGTATTTACTTCGATATCTGCAGGCGGTTCTCATACTTGCGGAGTTGATACAGCAGGAAATGCTTACTGTTGGGGACTTAATGCCAATGGACAGCTTGGCGATGCTTCTACTACTCAACGAACTTCCCCTGTAGTTGTTAACGGTTCTCATTTTTTTACTTCCATAGACTCAGGTGGTTCTCATTCCTGTGCTATTGATACAATAAAAGCCGCATACTGTTGGGGGCTTAATACTAACGGACAGCTTGGCGATGGGACTACTACTCAACAGACTGCTCCTATACTTGTAACAGGCTTACATTCTTTTAATTCAATATCTTCAGGAAGTGCTCATACATGCGGTGTCGATGATTCAGGAAATGCTTACTGCTGGGGACTAAATAACAATGGACAGCTCGGTAACGGAACTACTGCCGATAGTTCATATCCTTTAAGTATAAGCGGGGTTGTTTTTTCTTCCATATCGTCAGGAACAGCTCATACCTGCGGAATTAATACTTCGGGGCGCGCGTATTGTTGGGGATTGAATACTAACGGACAGCTCGGCATAAGCAGTACTGCTTCTCCTAAGACTACTCCCAATGCTGTTACGCTTATAGCCGGTTCTTATCCTGTTACTTCCATATCAGCAGGCGGTACTCATACATGTGTAACTTCTTTGCCTTAA
- a CDS encoding prepilin-type N-terminal cleavage/methylation domain-containing protein, translated as MCINTYKQFACKYSTRILKRRSKKHLECGFSLLEVLIALVVVSILMVATAAVVSSKLKASTNVSRYISTCIVKDAANLTTVSCLGAIKGCQGGVKNDCSAIFSYVDNYPTPTYKLAKAICDQNGEIACNFLMDKCNENYANCDMTGSNDIDYYLGLLPTDINKGRAYIETLGAYYYNQGMTNFRTFVVSKCGGASPPRSNTACRIANFEKVNYDYTFDTNTRAQYNEKDPINATLFDGGVVKLLSPASALCWTMNGTWDSNAYGQFGDANTGGGVTGGHTFNSISAGSEHNCGIDNTGLPGNAWCWGRNNYGQLGIGNTTNKNLPVQVNDGHILNSISTGNSHTCGLDTSGNSWCWGFNNYGQLGIGNNTNKTTPVQVSGYTFNSISSGVDYTCGVDTSNNAWCWGFNGNGQLGIGNTSNKSTPNAVSGASFSSISTGYYHTCGIDTSGNAYCWGRNDFGQLGNGSTANSTVPVSVSGGHIFTSIAVAQFHTCGLDTSGNAYCWGRNNFGQLGIGIQDLNNHTIPEAVGGGKLFTSITKGYNYSCGINTSGNAYCWGQYFGSPYTPIIQSSSNQFAALSALNLVICGIRSTAGVFTHSYVTTTWQNSLQNVGLIDSVDIDETVIDTTTPYQSTTRWLVSFDGTTWGKLSAPVLYKCQWTSKTTDLSTFDFLNNGNTSAEIENYLNTCSLPGTATTLYFAVDLISADGHVLPQVNNIQVKYYK; from the coding sequence ATGTGCATAAATACGTACAAACAGTTTGCGTGTAAATATAGTACAAGAATACTCAAAAGAAGAAGCAAAAAGCATTTAGAGTGCGGCTTTTCACTTTTGGAAGTCCTAATAGCGTTAGTAGTTGTGTCAATACTAATGGTGGCAACTGCAGCTGTTGTTTCTTCAAAATTAAAAGCTTCTACCAATGTCAGCAGGTATATAAGTACCTGTATAGTTAAAGATGCCGCTAATTTGACTACAGTCTCCTGCTTGGGAGCGATAAAGGGCTGTCAGGGAGGAGTAAAAAACGATTGCAGTGCGATATTCTCTTATGTTGATAATTATCCTACTCCAACATACAAACTGGCGAAGGCTATCTGTGATCAAAACGGAGAGATTGCCTGTAATTTTCTGATGGATAAATGTAATGAAAACTATGCAAATTGCGATATGACAGGCTCTAATGATATTGATTATTATCTGGGGCTTCTTCCTACGGATATTAATAAGGGCAGGGCGTATATAGAAACACTGGGTGCTTATTATTACAATCAGGGAATGACAAATTTCAGGACATTTGTTGTTTCAAAGTGTGGCGGCGCAAGCCCTCCTCGCAGCAACACAGCTTGCAGAATAGCAAATTTTGAAAAGGTTAATTATGACTACACGTTTGATACAAATACAAGAGCTCAGTACAACGAAAAAGATCCTATAAATGCCACACTGTTTGATGGAGGAGTAGTAAAACTTCTGTCACCCGCAAGTGCTTTGTGCTGGACAATGAACGGTACTTGGGATAGCAATGCTTACGGACAGTTCGGTGATGCAAATACTGGCGGTGGTGTAACAGGCGGACATACTTTTAATTCTATATCAGCAGGGTCTGAACATAACTGCGGAATAGATAACACCGGTTTGCCGGGAAATGCATGGTGCTGGGGTCGGAATAATTATGGACAGCTTGGCATTGGCAATACTACTAATAAAAATTTACCTGTGCAGGTAAATGATGGGCATATTTTAAATTCTATATCCACTGGAAATAGTCATACTTGTGGACTTGATACATCAGGAAATTCATGGTGTTGGGGATTTAATAATTATGGGCAACTTGGCATTGGCAATAATACTAATAAAACTACTCCTGTACAAGTAAGTGGGTATACTTTTAATTCTATATCTTCAGGAGTTGACTATACATGTGGGGTTGACACGTCAAATAACGCTTGGTGTTGGGGATTTAATGGGAATGGGCAACTAGGAATAGGGAACACTTCCAACAAGTCTACACCCAATGCCGTAAGCGGAGCTTCTTTTTCCTCTATATCCACAGGATATTATCATACCTGTGGAATAGATACATCTGGAAATGCCTACTGTTGGGGGAGAAATGACTTCGGACAGCTAGGTAATGGCTCAACTGCTAACAGTACTGTGCCTGTGTCAGTGTCGGGCGGACATATTTTTACATCCATAGCTGTGGCTCAATTTCATACCTGCGGATTAGATACATCTGGAAATGCCTACTGTTGGGGAAGAAATAATTTCGGTCAGTTGGGTATAGGCATTCAAGACCTCAATAATCATACTATTCCTGAAGCAGTGGGAGGAGGAAAGCTTTTTACTTCTATAACAAAAGGTTATAATTATAGCTGCGGGATAAATACATCCGGAAACGCATATTGTTGGGGACAGTATTTTGGTTCTCCTTACACTCCAATAATACAATCAAGCTCGAATCAATTTGCTGCTCTGTCAGCACTTAATTTAGTTATTTGTGGAATAAGATCAACAGCAGGAGTTTTTACCCACTCCTATGTGACGACCACCTGGCAAAACAGTTTGCAAAATGTAGGTTTAATTGATTCCGTTGACATCGATGAAACCGTTATAGATACCACAACACCATATCAGTCTACAACAAGATGGCTTGTCTCATTTGACGGTACAACATGGGGTAAACTCTCGGCACCTGTACTCTACAAATGTCAATGGACAAGCAAAACAACTGATCTTAGTACTTTTGATTTTCTAAATAACGGCAATACTTCAGCAGAAATAGAAAATTACCTGAATACATGCTCTCTTCCCGGTACAGCTACCACTCTTTATTTTGCAGTTGACCTTATCTCGGCAGACGGGCATGTATTGCCGCAGGTTAATAATATACAGGTTAAGTATTATAAATAA
- a CDS encoding helix-turn-helix transcriptional regulator, whose product MNYLGKYLKKKLKELKVSEREISAKCGISHSYLNQLIKGISPSTKKNISPTLITFEKLSKGLDVSVEFLQRIARGIIQEDEYFTEEKNIVSDKFLNSENKNISPDLLKQIGDFQNFISIVGLDNKTRSENEWSELIYELKFLIGKHLQEKK is encoded by the coding sequence ATGAATTATCTTGGAAAATACTTAAAGAAAAAACTGAAAGAATTAAAAGTTTCAGAAAGAGAAATTTCGGCAAAATGCGGAATCAGTCATTCATATTTAAACCAGTTAATTAAGGGCATTAGTCCAAGTACAAAGAAAAATATAAGTCCTACTCTTATAACTTTTGAAAAATTATCTAAAGGTTTAGATGTTTCTGTAGAATTTCTTCAACGGATCGCACGCGGTATTATTCAGGAAGATGAATATTTTACTGAAGAAAAAAATATTGTTAGCGATAAATTTTTAAATTCTGAAAATAAAAATATTTCTCCTGATTTACTAAAACAAATTGGTGATTTTCAGAATTTCATATCAATCGTAGGTCTTGATAATAAAACAAGATCAGAAAATGAATGGTCAGAGTTGATTTATGAGCTGAAATTTTTAATCGGAAAACATCTGCAGGAAAAAAAATAA
- a CDS encoding metal ABC transporter ATP-binding protein — translation MNHSNEKQTSYGSYCGLCCTKIKDLSVTYGNTEILKDINLHIHCGELTALIGPNGAGKSTLLKAILGEIKHSGKMKFLDMKNVHTRKPLIGYVPQHLDFDKSSPISVSDIFTACLTDNPVWLFKHKQIRKQTEDSLKIVQAEHLINKRLGSLSGGELQRVLLALALVPLPDLLLLDEPVSGIDQNGLELFYNIVSELRKNYDMSIILVSHDLNLVAQHSDRVVLLNKSIQAVGLPEEVLNEDCLTKVFGKIWFKYSVNKPKNEEQEDL, via the coding sequence ATGAATCACTCGAACGAAAAACAAACTTCTTACGGAAGTTACTGCGGGCTATGCTGCACAAAAATAAAAGATCTAAGCGTAACCTACGGAAATACTGAAATACTTAAAGATATCAATCTGCATATACACTGTGGAGAATTAACAGCGCTAATTGGTCCTAACGGAGCCGGAAAAAGCACCCTTTTAAAAGCTATTCTTGGAGAAATCAAACATTCAGGAAAAATGAAATTTTTGGACATGAAAAATGTTCATACAAGAAAACCATTAATTGGTTATGTGCCACAACATCTTGATTTTGATAAAAGCTCACCCATAAGTGTTTCGGATATTTTTACAGCATGCCTGACAGACAATCCTGTCTGGCTTTTTAAGCACAAACAAATCCGCAAACAAACAGAGGACAGCTTAAAAATTGTTCAGGCTGAACATCTTATCAACAAACGACTCGGAAGTCTTTCCGGTGGGGAGTTGCAGAGAGTTTTGCTTGCGCTTGCCCTTGTTCCTCTTCCTGATTTGCTTTTGCTTGATGAACCCGTATCGGGAATCGATCAGAATGGTCTTGAGCTTTTTTATAATATTGTCTCCGAACTTCGTAAAAACTACGATATGTCTATAATTTTAGTTTCACATGATTTAAACCTTGTTGCGCAGCATTCTGATCGTGTAGTCCTTTTGAATAAATCAATTCAAGCTGTCGGATTACCGGAAGAAGTTTTAAATGAAGACTGTTTGACAAAAGTTTTTGGTAAAATCTGGTTTAAATACTCTGTTAACAAGCCAAAAAACGAAGAACAAGAGGATTTATGA
- a CDS encoding Spy/CpxP family protein refolding chaperone: MKKTMLILFSIIFFNCIFLIKTNAQENALNLIIGAEGQYSKQNLELIQQKIHDLSIKLNLTDEQKQKAEELGKYSDEKLNIYRVKFIKEKNKLITLKKSSAPLTQIQTQVRLVKSAKARLNIARKKNILEFEAILTPEQQTYFDQFKVELQGIKEKEIRVNREQYEVKSRDDALKNIEDSN; this comes from the coding sequence ATGAAAAAAACCATGCTGATTCTTTTCTCTATAATTTTCTTTAATTGTATTTTTTTAATAAAAACTAATGCGCAAGAAAACGCTTTAAATTTGATTATAGGAGCAGAAGGGCAGTATTCTAAACAAAATTTAGAACTTATTCAGCAAAAAATACATGATTTGAGTATTAAATTAAATCTAACAGATGAACAGAAGCAAAAAGCTGAAGAACTTGGAAAATATTCTGATGAAAAACTTAATATTTATAGAGTTAAATTTATAAAAGAAAAAAATAAATTAATTACACTAAAGAAAAGCAGCGCACCGCTTACTCAAATTCAAACACAGGTTAGGCTTGTAAAATCAGCTAAAGCGAGATTAAATATTGCACGCAAAAAAAATATTCTGGAATTTGAAGCAATACTTACTCCGGAGCAGCAAACATATTTTGATCAATTTAAAGTTGAGTTACAGGGAATAAAAGAAAAAGAAATTCGTGTTAACAGAGAGCAATATGAAGTTAAGAGCAGAGACGACGCTTTGAAAAATATAGAAGATTCAAATTAA
- a CDS encoding metal ABC transporter permease, which produces MNIWYFIIDKLLPFECLQHIFMKNALLAVLLITPILGLLGTMVINNKMAFFSDALGHSTLTGIAIGVILGIKDPIWAMIAFSVLLGVAILTVKNANTASTDTIIGVFSSAAVALGIVILSHAGGFTKYSVYLIGDLLSITPENIFILVIVLICVVILWFFIFNKLLLVSVNKSLAKSRGVNIRLIEYLFTLIIAVVVTISIQWVGLLIINSLLILPAAAARNIAKNVRQYHRFSVLISIISGVSGLILSYFLGTATGATIVLVSAGFFITTFLLKQKFA; this is translated from the coding sequence ATGAATATCTGGTATTTTATAATTGATAAACTACTGCCATTTGAGTGTTTGCAGCACATTTTTATGAAAAATGCCCTGCTCGCTGTTCTATTAATAACACCTATTCTTGGCCTTCTTGGCACTATGGTTATTAATAACAAAATGGCTTTCTTTTCTGATGCATTGGGTCATTCGACTTTAACAGGGATTGCGATTGGCGTTATTCTAGGCATAAAAGACCCGATATGGGCAATGATTGCTTTTTCTGTCCTGCTGGGTGTAGCAATATTGACAGTAAAAAATGCTAACACTGCATCAACAGATACTATTATCGGAGTGTTTTCTTCGGCAGCAGTTGCTCTTGGTATTGTAATACTTTCTCATGCAGGAGGATTTACAAAATATTCCGTATACCTTATAGGTGACTTATTAAGCATTACGCCTGAAAATATTTTTATACTTGTAATTGTACTGATATGCGTAGTTATATTGTGGTTTTTTATCTTTAATAAACTTTTACTGGTCAGTGTAAATAAATCCCTGGCAAAAAGCAGAGGGGTAAATATCAGGCTGATTGAATATCTATTTACGCTTATTATTGCAGTAGTTGTAACTATCTCTATTCAGTGGGTAGGTCTTTTGATTATAAACTCATTGCTTATTCTTCCTGCTGCCGCAGCAAGAAATATTGCCAAAAATGTAAGACAATATCATCGCTTTTCTGTATTAATTTCAATTATTTCAGGGGTATCAGGTTTAATACTGTCGTATTTTTTGGGAACTGCAACCGGAGCAACAATTGTTTTAGTTAGTGCCGGTTTTTTCATAACAACTTTTTTACTTAAACAAAAGTTTGCATAA
- a CDS encoding metal ABC transporter substrate-binding protein, translated as MNFKFTRLIILVLLCGILSGCNSYKNLSSEKSAAKNLVICTSFYPIYISTINITKDIPDVKVINMTKPQTGCLHDYSVTPDDLKTLEKAKIFVINGADMESFIEKIIKQQPQLKIVDSSRGIELIKDQKTGEPNPHVWVSISNAISQVNNIKEQLAEYNPENAISYRKNADIYISKLKAEREKMHKALDKLPNRNIITFHEAFPYFAKEFNLNIVDVIEREPGSQPSAKELKETINIIKKDKVKALFAEPQYPSKSMKIIAQETGAKVYTLDPAVTGELNPDAYVKIMDNNLKSLQEALK; from the coding sequence ATGAATTTCAAATTTACAAGGTTAATTATTTTAGTTTTGTTATGTGGTATCTTAAGCGGATGCAACTCGTATAAAAACCTTTCTTCTGAAAAATCTGCAGCGAAAAATCTTGTAATTTGTACGTCGTTTTATCCGATTTATATTTCTACAATTAATATTACAAAGGATATTCCTGACGTTAAAGTAATCAATATGACAAAACCTCAAACAGGGTGTCTGCATGATTACAGCGTTACCCCTGATGATTTAAAGACACTTGAAAAGGCGAAAATTTTTGTCATAAACGGAGCCGACATGGAATCTTTTATAGAGAAAATTATCAAGCAGCAGCCTCAATTAAAAATTGTGGATTCAAGCAGGGGAATTGAACTTATAAAAGATCAAAAGACAGGTGAACCGAATCCGCATGTCTGGGTGAGTATTTCAAACGCAATTTCGCAAGTAAATAATATTAAGGAACAATTAGCAGAATATAACCCTGAAAACGCTATTAGTTATCGCAAAAACGCGGATATTTATATTTCAAAACTTAAAGCTGAAAGAGAAAAAATGCATAAAGCTTTAGACAAATTACCAAATCGTAATATTATTACTTTTCATGAAGCTTTTCCATATTTTGCAAAAGAATTTAATCTGAATATAGTTGATGTTATTGAACGTGAACCAGGTTCTCAGCCAAGTGCAAAGGAATTAAAAGAAACTATAAATATTATTAAAAAAGATAAAGTAAAAGCTCTTTTTGCAGAACCGCAGTATCCTTCAAAATCCATGAAAATAATTGCGCAGGAAACAGGAGCGAAGGTGTACACTTTAGATCCTGCAGTAACAGGAGAATTAAACCCCGATGCTTATGTTAAAATTATGGATAATAATTTAAAATCATTACAAGAAGCGCTAAAATGA